A stretch of Candidatus Binatia bacterium DNA encodes these proteins:
- a CDS encoding SDR family NAD(P)-dependent oxidoreductase, producing METAIVAGVGPGLGASLARAFSREGYAVVLLSRKLQSGEPVADEIRAHGGKALALAVDVTEREAVFEAAAKYRAEFGPVTALAYNASGFGRGKFLELDPEMIRQSFDIGVMGAVHLAQAVIPDMLKSGHGFISLTGATASLRGRASFAPLAIAKSSLRMLAQSLAREFHPQGLHVLHVIVDGQIDTPRLRARDPGRSTETLIPPNAIADAVMHALKQPRNAWTHEIDIRPALETF from the coding sequence ATGGAGACGGCGATCGTTGCCGGCGTAGGGCCGGGACTAGGCGCATCGCTTGCCCGGGCTTTCAGCCGCGAAGGCTATGCCGTCGTCCTGCTGTCACGAAAACTCCAATCCGGCGAACCTGTAGCCGACGAGATCCGCGCTCACGGCGGCAAAGCGCTGGCGTTGGCGGTCGATGTCACGGAGCGCGAGGCCGTCTTCGAAGCGGCGGCGAAATACCGCGCGGAGTTCGGGCCGGTAACGGCTCTGGCTTACAACGCCAGCGGTTTCGGCCGAGGAAAATTTCTCGAGTTAGATCCGGAAATGATTCGGCAATCTTTCGACATCGGCGTGATGGGCGCGGTCCATCTCGCCCAGGCCGTGATTCCGGATATGCTCAAGAGCGGCCACGGCTTCATCTCCCTCACCGGCGCCACCGCATCGCTGCGCGGCCGCGCCAGCTTCGCCCCTTTGGCGATCGCCAAATCTTCCTTGCGCATGCTCGCTCAATCGCTGGCGCGCGAGTTTCACCCGCAAGGCCTCCACGTGCTGCATGTGATCGTCGACGGACAGATCGACACTCCACGACTGCGCGCGCGCGATCCTGGCCGGTCTACAGAGACACTCATTCCGCCGAACGCCATCGCCGACGCCGTCATGCACGCGCTGAAGCAGCCGAGAAACGCCTGGACACACGAGATCGATATCCGGCCGGCTTTGGAGACGTTCTAG
- a CDS encoding EamA family transporter, which yields MEKPNHPSLSSHILLFLPPFFWSSNFIVGKALVGIVPPWTLNAGRFTVSALILLPALLYCKEWPPRQAWFPLVLMSLTGVFAFNAVLYIGLRHTSAINATLVNATTPVTTALIAWLVIGEEITRRRVAGILLSFAGIGWIVSHGSLDTLLNLNFNVGDVIVFFATSLWGFYMVMAKPTMRHLSPLALTSMTTIIGALFLLPAATMELRAHPADLWRSEVILAFLYLGIFPSFLSFLMWNRSIRTFGPGRASLAYNTLPLFAVILAGIFLDEALQVYQIAGGIVIIVGVLIGTRG from the coding sequence GTGGAAAAACCCAACCACCCCTCACTTTCCTCGCACATCCTGTTATTTCTGCCGCCGTTTTTTTGGAGCAGTAATTTCATCGTCGGCAAGGCGCTGGTCGGCATCGTGCCGCCGTGGACGCTCAACGCCGGCCGCTTCACCGTCTCGGCGCTGATTCTCCTTCCGGCACTCCTCTACTGTAAAGAATGGCCGCCGCGGCAGGCATGGTTCCCGCTGGTGTTAATGAGTCTCACGGGTGTTTTCGCCTTTAACGCCGTTCTCTACATCGGGCTCCGCCACACGAGCGCCATCAACGCTACGCTGGTCAACGCGACCACGCCGGTGACCACGGCGTTGATCGCGTGGCTGGTGATCGGGGAGGAGATAACCCGGCGGCGCGTCGCCGGCATTCTTCTGTCGTTCGCCGGCATCGGCTGGATTGTCAGCCACGGCTCTCTCGATACCCTGCTCAATCTCAACTTCAACGTCGGCGACGTAATCGTCTTTTTTGCTACCTCGCTCTGGGGATTCTACATGGTCATGGCGAAGCCGACGATGCGGCACCTTTCGCCGCTCGCGTTGACCTCCATGACCACGATCATCGGCGCGCTCTTCCTCTTGCCAGCGGCGACGATGGAGCTGCGCGCTCATCCCGCGGATTTGTGGCGCAGTGAAGTCATCCTGGCCTTTCTTTACTTGGGAATTTTTCCCTCGTTCCTTTCATTTTTGATGTGGAACCGGTCGATCCGAACCTTCGGCCCCGGCAGGGCGAGCCTCGCTTACAACACACTACCGCTTTTCGCCGTGATCCTGGCGGGAATTTTCCTAGATGAGGCGCTG